CgcatttttatctattatttattgtaaaatgcgGACTAGGACCGTTTTATTGTTTTCGTTTACTAGTGAAGAAATCAGTGTATAAATGACCATGTGTTTTGGACAAATTGTGTTTATTAACTGAAAATTATCGAGCGTCGATGTCCACGAGTTCACTCGGGACCAACAAAGCGGCggacattttattttgagtactcgataatgtagcgtttgcgtcGAAAACATTAATGTCGTTTTATGGTTACAAATTGGAATATCGTTCGCTTACACCTTTTGTAAGTATCAATATactaaattaagtattttaaacataatcttCGAAAGTGTACACACAAGTTTAGGAAGCGGTTATGCCTATGCATCACCGATAGATTGTCGATATTTTGGGGAATTGTCGTTGAAAAAAGTGACGTAAGCAGTAGTAGACAGCTGGAGGTGTCGTCTGAGACCCCAGGTAGCAAATGGAATCGTTATCGACCCATTTCGCTTTGGAGGCTTCTCGCTCGTAATTGCCGCGCGCGCGGCGCCCCTAACCTCTTCACTAATTGAATTGTGATGATTACGTCCGATTGCTAGCTAAAGATGAGTATTGTAGTTGAATAACATGTGTATGGTGTGTTTTAACAGCGATGCCGAGGGGGGTGAAGCGAGGGTCGGCGGAGGGCGAGGCCGAGGTGGTTGTTCGCGCCGGGGCGTCTCCGGCACACACCACGCTGCTGGACGACAGCCCCACGCAGCCCATCAGCTATCACCTGCTTGACCACGGCTATGGTGCCACACCAAAGCACCAGATCCGGCGCGAGGCGCCTACCGCACCGCCGAAGACGTCTGAAGTAagtttttattacctttttgaCGTGTCCACTCTGGTTGTAATCTAAAGTAAGTCTTAACATCATGAAGCAAGCCATGTACAATTCATCTTCATTCTCATAGTTATGTGTTCTTATTATAACACACATATATATCAAATCAGCTGTTTAGGTCACAGTAGTCATTGTGGTTGTAATCTTGGCTCAATCATTGATGCCATGGATGCAGGTATACATttaattgtatgaaaataactAGAAAATCTAGCACTGCCATTAGGACCATGGAGTAACTTACATAGTCACTTCTATGATAAATTTGGGTCAGAAAGTTTATATCTCTTGGTTACGATTTGGGGTCCGTTAGATTATTAACAGTCACAAGAGTTTCAGCGATTTCTGGAGTATTTCACTGTATAAATTGTGCAACAAATTGGGTAACAGGTAATACATTAAGTACATATTAGTCTCATAACTTAATATATCAAATAGATATGATTAGGTGACATTAAATTGAGAGTTTAACTTCAGAGtaatgataaatattggttaacaTAGCTTCGGCATAATATCTTTTACTGAGTTACAAGTATTGTATTTCCATAAGATATTAATATGTTTCCCATTAAGgtgtaaaattatcaaaacacaTGGCAAGTATAACACTAATAGCTAAAACATACtccattttgattttaaaacagACTCCAAATGAGTCAGACTGCATTTCTTTTCGTTGCATTGAAATGATTAAGATTGGAATGTTATATTTGGCAATCTTTGTAAACAATGTCCACAATTATAACAAATCATTTCTAGTAGatgcaattatacaaaattattgttgaaattCTTAGTGATAAGATTAATTCTTCAACAGAAACTAAATGTATGCTTAACAATACTCTATTCTTGTATTAATGAGCCCTGCACTGTACTACTTAAGGTCTCAGAAACCTTATTCACAGTGTTGGTAAATACTTCAAACTACCATTGATTTACTAAATTAGAATGGTTAGGTCTGATAACctgctatattttatattttgcaaggAGTTTGATGTCCTGGATTCATCTAACATTAAAATGATGTATACTATTTCATCAATTATGCAATGGCTAAAATTTTCAGGTCGTACTTGATTTGTCAATATTTCCCATATTatgcacaaggtgttaacatagtttgtaaatattttgtggtGTCAGCTACTTTATCAGTGGAATTTTCATTTCAACCTTCAATCAACCTTTACATTAGGTTGTGTGGTAAAatggatatttaaatatttttagaaatattaaatggTGATTATGTTTAGCAATATaagctaaaaaaataatgtcaataagTAATCATTGATTTAATGTTTTGGATTAGATTTGGGGTATCATCTAGAGTTTTATGTATGAGTGATAATATGTTGATTGTGTGCACCTTGGGTAGGTTTGTGCTGCTTGTTTGTTTTAGGTTAGAATTctggatataatatttatttttgaatgacTTTAAGTTATgtgaaaataaacatacatgaagtcttttattaaataactaattattattctataataaatgGGTAATATACTTTTAGGagtaatattttagatattacttctaaatgtatttttttttctggaaGTAAATATTGCACCTAAACAGAAATGTGAGCCCTCTGCAAAGGAAATGTGAAATGAAAATGAGGTCAGTGACCCCCTGAGGTCAATGTACTAACGGATTTTAGGGATTGAGTTTGAATTCTGAACCATAAGTTTATGCACatgctgttttaaaatatttaggatTACTGGACTATTAGTCTGGTACATGTGTTGCTGGCTCCATTAATGACCTCACTAATGGGCACGCGTGTGTACTGTGTATGcatattactgtaataataatttgataaaaataccacgttttatttaaattcgtgTTCCGAATGCTTAAACTAGTTTCAATGTATATCGCTTTTCGTCTATCTCTTGTAAAAAATGGTTCGTTTTGTAGACGCATTGCGTCCAGGTAGGAACACATCTAAAATATGTGTGGTACACATTAGTTGGAGTTTAGTTGACTCAAAATGGCGGATGTTAGGCGCCGCCGTACATAATTCTCGCATCTCTAACGCCCGTTGTACGGTAAAAGCGTCCTGCTTAGGACCCTTTTGACAGAATCGACCAATCACAGAATAGTCAGGGGTCATCATTTCACATTCCGATTGGCCTTTTTTTGTGTGTATGTGATAGGCGACGTAGCATATGAGACTGTCgcggcaaattaaaaaaatatatgacgtTAACTAGGCTATTTCtaattacaatgtaattttcattgttaatttataattgaatggTGAACTACAGCTTCGCAGGTGAGGGTGTGGGCACTAGTGTGTTTTATGTAATGTCGTCCATTGCCAATATTTGTCGTATGTTTATCTAGTCGATTTGTTCACAACTTATAAGCATAAGGTGATGGATTCCGCGCCGCCCTGTCTTCTCTGATTGATAACGCGGTCCCGATAGTACGTGTTAGATTTTTCTAACGTTCGATTTATATGGGTCGACTTTGAATTCGATGGCATTTacggaattttatttaatgtatctTAACATAAGATAATgttgtttatgaaaaatattatggaaaattataattctaaaaatatttagttatactCTTACGTACTTTTAGGCAGGATTTGCAATTCCTTGCTTTTATTTACAGAAGCATAAACAGGTTTGAATAactgtattttgaattttgtcttAGGTGTAAATTATGGATTCAATTTATGAAGTAAAATGAAACAGGTTCTCAATTTATTTGCTATTAAAGTAATGACGTAGAGAATCGTAACATTTATTACAACACTCATTCGAAAGATTGGTTATCCtgtcgaataaataaaaattgaccaGACTGGTAATACCAATATAATCAAATAGGGTGGCCGACGTAGTCAGCTCCGAAATCCGAATGAATGCATACATTGATTGGACGACGTTTCATACTTACATTGTAGTTTATAAGTATAATTCATTACTGTACTATCATGTCATAATCGTATAAATGAAACTATACTAACAACTTAAAGATTAAAAtacactaattttattattgacacTATGCTACTTTAGTTTGCGGCCTAATTTCATCTTGTCTATCTTTAACAGAATCTTGCTGGGTATTTTTGGTGTTATTCGAAGATTAGTATTGAACATTAAAGAGATTCTCCCATGAGCATTACGCATTGCCAGACATTTATTCTTGAAAAGGTAGAAAGTAATGCAACGTGGTCAGTGGGCACACCCTCGGTTcgctaacaatattttaagccCATCTTGTGATATTAGCACAATTCCAATAGAGGACATAGTGTATTTATGAATCGAATTAGTGACGAACTATTTGTTTTTCCCGACTTGCGGATCGAAACCATTCTTCACTGATTCTCTGCCTAGGTGGTCCATTAAATTGTTTCGTTAGGATCAAAGCTTGAATTGCATAAATATTGCAGTTCTTACAAAACATTTTGTTCTTGGTGGTGAACGTATATAAGCCAGgcaggtgtttttttttatttaataacgacGCGTTACTTGCCAGAATCAAAATTAGTAATAACGGTActgatttttgataaaaaaaagtgttaattATGAAGTTTGATGATTAAAGTATATCACTTCCATTTGTTGTTTCTAAGGTCGGTGAGCGATCAGGAAGCTTTTGGAATTTGGATGTTCGTAATCAAAGGAAGACCTTATGTGGTTTACCGGCCGCGAGGTATTCAAAACTATGTTATACAGGGTTAATATATAAGTTTAAAACGCGACATGTGAACGGCATCTTACGAAAAGGTGTTTTTCCTCGAGTCTGTTGAAGTTTGACCTTACGGTTGTGTTGGCGTGGGGCGTCGGTGCGCGCGCCGCGGCCCTCGGTGTGGCTCGCCCGGCGCACACATGTTAACAGTTTGTGTTGCCGGGAGCGGCGGCGTGGCGTGGTGGCCGCCATGTGGCCGCCTCGCCCGCAGCGGCCGGCTCGCCCGGCTTGCCGGTCACGTGGACAGGTATACGTTTCCTGCCATCACACTTGTACAGCACATTTTTGGTAAACACCGCAACGGTTCCGCAAAAACGCGTCACGCTTTCATCAACCCTTTTATAAGTAACATTAATGCTGCGAACACAATGACTTCCAATTATTCTTATTTAAGTCGATATCAATGAAAGCCTTTTGTAAGTTAACTAAACTATTTTAGACGATCCCAGCGGCGGTTGCATTGACTATTATTAAAGTTAGATAGCGCGAAGGGCCGAGATGATTATGTTAATCGCGCCAGCGACGCTCGCTGACATGGGGGCTGTTTTATCTGCTTAGACGTAAAACTTTGGCGCACATCTGCCCTGATTTGCTCTTTGGTTGTCGCAAAACGGAGCGCGAGACCCACAATCCGGCAAATTAACAATGGCCCCGAGTtcactattaataataacaaaaatatttcgagaTAAGAAATTGCCATTCTTTCGCTAGACGTCCCTTCCGAGAGCTCGGCTGCTTTTGTGTTGATTCTAATTTATGTCATGTATTGTTGCCGGGTCTCTCCCCACACACTTCCTTTTGGGGGCTTCGGTGTCGCGCTCCACGGCCAAATTGAATTTGTTGCACGAGCTTATTGAAAATACTCTGTGCATCATTtcctcgtgtgtcgcgtgtgtCCCCTGCATCTGTTCCAGTGCCCTGTCTAGTTGTATTGATTGTGTGTGTGGTGTCGCATCTAATGTTTTGTTTGCACACGAAACTGTTTAATCTGTTATACATAAACATTGAAGCTATTAATTAATGTAGACTGAGGTCAATGCGCCGCGTTTTATTGGGAACATTTGTTTCGAATTGTATGTAGAAGTGATATTATGAGTTAAGAGTAGAGACTTTGTTACTCCACTAGTTTGCTCAATTGAATAGATTAGCAATGACTTACAGCGTGTTAAGAGTGAGTGCATTAAACGAATACACGGTGTGTCGCGAGATCTGCCAAGTGAAGTGCCACATTTTGTTGGTTAATTTATTTCACTATATGATTCCGCCGTGAAaatttttttgataatgtaATTTGACGTTAGCAAAgtgttttattgcattatgtAATATAGATTTTACGTGTGATAGTGTTTAACTTAGTGGAACGCGATTGATTCACTACGCCGAAATTTGATGATAATCAAGCTATCTTGAGTATTCTATCTTATGTAGTGGTGCATGCATTATTCAAAGTGCGTTTTAATTTGGTAAAACCCACGTTCAAATATTCCCACCACTTTTTTGTACGATTTAATACATCAACGCGTATTTCGACATCGTCTAGTGTCTATTTCTGCGTGGTATTAATACAGGCATGGGATTTATTTCATCATGAATGAGgagtaacttttttaattttgttactatGACGACGTTTTAGAGgcgtctttaaaatattttttgcctcggtttaacaaaaaagaaatgataGCAAAAATTTCAAGCACAAAACGCACATTATGCGCCTGTGCTATGAAGTGATCGCATGTCAGGAACCGGTCGCTATTAAGTGATTTCCAAGATCTCGGAGGCGCATCGCAGTCGCAGGCTGTAGTCGCCGACCGCAAATGATAACACTGGTTTCTACGACGAACAATAACACCTGCGAGGTGTACAACAGGCGTATCTTCTGCAATTTCCAGCTGTAGTCACCATGGTTTAATTGGCGTAATTGTTCACAGGCGGTGAAAAGAAGACTGAATCTAAGCGAGAGCAGTTCCGGCAGCCAGGGTCACGTGGTGCCCATGAAGGCTGACTTCAAGACGCCCAAACAGAAACGCGTCAAAGTGCTCACACCGTACAGTCGACCGTCCAGTTCTATGAAAAAGTACACCGAACGTTCCAGGTACACACATTTTTTGTGTAAGTTTCCATTTGGAATTTAAACAAAATCCGTTAACCCATCACTCCCACGAATCTTGATGTTGCATTGTAGTTTATATTTAGGATTTCTGAGTGCCCattataggttatatttttatgaaatgtttttaatgactacggttaaaacttaaaactgatggtaatattaaaacatgttaACTGTACTCCgacttataaaataaacgatATTTAATGTACTGTGGATATTAACGCAACACGAAATGCACAATTTCGTCGTTTGAATGTTCCAAACTATGCGACGTGCCTATAGAGTTATGACATACGAGGAAATTTTTGGCGCGCTTTTACATAGGCGGGGAGACGTTCTTATGTATTACACAATCAATGCTAGATGCCAGCTCAAATACTATAATTGTCTTTGTAATCAAGATTTAAGACACAAATGATTGGTTTAGAAAAGAAAAGTAATGAGCCATTACCATACcaagaacataaatatttttgtttgtgttatacGATCTGTACTCGgagtaagaataaaataatttattgaagttATGGCGAAGTACCAAAGTACACGAGTCATGTGTCATATAATAACATGAGCTATTTTAGCCGGGCGTTCTTGTAGTGATACAAAAAAGGATGCAGTTTTAGACGCGTAGGCAGCATTTGAAAAGATATCGATAGCAATCATATCCAAACACAAAAGTGTTGAAGTCAAGTATATTCACAAAAGTACATAATACATGATGGCGATATTCTCAAATATTTCTCCAATGAATCTAAATGCATGTCTTCTGCCAAGCTAGGGTGAACAAACTGCCCGGCGAGGGTATTGGAGAGCCAATTTTTTGCTCTCCCACGTAGTTTATGAGAGCAACGTGTTTGAAAGCTGCCGGAATCCTTTAGTCTCTAAGGAGGCCTTCATTTTGTTTGGATAGAATCCAGAGATTGTtacattgtaaaacaaagtgAACGAGCTGCGCGAGATATTCTCTATAGCTTCTAGTGATTAAGCTAAATATAGGTACACTTAGCTATACAGAGAAACCAATGTCCAAAAAAGCTGAATTATATCGAATTCGTTTGACATGAATCTCTTTCGTTTCAGGTTTGACACATCATTAGGTTTACTCACAAAAAAGTTCGTCGCATTGCTAAAGTCATCGCCTAACGGCGTTCTCGACTTGAACATAGCGGCCGAACATCTCTCGGTCCAAAAGCGTCGCATATACGACATCACAAATGTACTAGAGGGTATAGGAATATTAGAGAAGAGATCCAAAAACAACATACAGTGGAAATATGGTGAGTGTGCACTCTGCTCTCTGCCTTACACGTCATACCATTGTTTTGAGTATTGATAACCTTACGTTGCAGTTTCGAGCGCTTCATCTGTGTCATGATCGTGCTCTGTCGATGATTGAAAAATTACGGCGACGTATATGTTTAATGGGATATTGGAgcaatctaataaaaaaaaaatacgtttagcgaatattatatacaaagtcATAGGAtcgtataattatttaagtatgaaaatataataatgactgGTTGACTATTCACAAGTaatttgtcataattttaatCGTCTCAGATAAAATGATTACAGCCACATTAAAGGGAGGCGTACGTATTACTGATATGTTTGTGGTTTTTCGGCTGTTGGCTATGCGATAAAAGAATATGTTTCCTTAATTCGTACgtttactgaatataaaacagttacaaataaataagcgTGTATTGTCGCTAGGATGaatttttgggataaaaattCGTTTTCGCGCCAAAATAGATGCCGACGAGCGAATGATTGACATCAAATACCGCTCACCTGCCGCACCGGGAAAAAATACCAACAAATTATTCTAAAACTATAATGCTTGAATTTAGCGATAGTCTGTAACAGTATAACGAGATATCAAAGAAAATTACTATGATAAAGATACTGAAGTATCGTtactagataatatattttaattttaaacatgatGTGAATCATAGAATGGTATTAAAATAGGTTAATTAAGAGATTAATTAAGAGTATTTATggttaaaatagttaaaatgcTTTTTCTTTCGAAACAAAATTGTCACttgaacaattttaattataataaatttaaattgcgaGTACAATAGATAATCTTCTGTGTAGTGGCATTAATTCGAATCGCATAGGAGTTGAAATACTTtagtattttgtgtttaaacGCGGTTGTAGATAAGAGTTGCATACGGCGGCAGCAGATTACAACCACGGCGAGTATCTGAGCTTTATTAGCTTCCTGTATGTGCCGAGGACACACTTATAGTATATGTTGAGGAAACTCCGCATATTATTCATTACGTTATTTCTGATTCCTTGGTTGTCATCGTAAAGGGCTTTCGAACTATTTGGCACACGGTCAAATTTAACCTATAATGGGTGTAAGAGATTAAAATGATACTAACGGAGGTGTTGCAATAACATACTAGTTGTTAATCTTTACACTCTCACTGACTAGTAAAATGTAGGAAAGAGGAAGTTGTATTATTATAGCCtattcttaattaaaaaaacacgtgTAGTGATAAATCGTGACTACTGTGGATAATATGCAGTTACCCGACATGTGCTGATCGTGATAAGTTGAGTAGTTACTGGTCACAATGTTTTGTTACAATCAATTTGTGGCCAGGAAGTGTTGGTTTTTAatctgaataaattaatatgtgtCAAATGTATATGTCGTTAAAGCTGGTCGAATTTGAGGTTATATAGAGGGGTAGGGTTTTTGGTTAAAAGAATAGATTTTTGTCTAGTCCTAGctctgatataaataaaaaaaataagtctttGAAAAAGCACCGACGAGTCTGAGACTGGAATGTATACGAATGGCCGCGGTCTGGAAATGGattatcaccgcaatgtctgttcctaccgccaagcagcagtgtgcacgcattgttgtgttccggtttgatggaCATTGTAGCGAGCGTAATGACTGGTTTTTCAGACTTAACATTTTGTGTCTCGGGGTGACCAGCGCAGTGGGGTGCTACACAGTATTGAAATAAACTGGTCTCCGAATTTATCGGAAAattttaacgtttatttttctCTCGACGCTTTAAAAGTTTTGCAACTTTCATAGTCGCTGGGCAGACGGAAGTGTTGGACGTCCGAACagtaaatgttacaatatctactttatttttactattattcaaaattttagcCTGATTAATTCAACAGCAAATtcttaattaattgtaaatataaggTACATATTGTTACTTTTACTTGTAAGACGACCAACACCCtagtctgccccgtgaccatgaaagctgaaAAGCTTTCGAATCATTGGGAGTAAAGTAAGCTGTTGGTAATTTTTGTCTTGTTAAATACGACAATGAACaagtttatacaaaatgtaaaccTGTCATTATTACCAACTGTACTATATCGGTGTCACTggaaaaatgtgtaaaatttcTTCTAAATAACAAACGAATattccattttgaaaatattctttaatctTCTGATTAATAGACAATCTATCTGCACTGGATTGAATTGAGACTGTAGAGTAATTATCAGATTGATGCCATCCTTGAGTGACAAAGATTGAGGGCTTTATCcaaattaagtttctaaacgttttatgtacttaaaataagaatttgcACAAATACGGTGCAAAACGACACAGTGCTATGAAGTCGCCAATGTAATCTCATCAATTTGCAAACTAACTAAATGCAATCTACTGCTATTTACATATAGATCATTTTATGAAAGGCTTGTTCATCAGTACACCGCACGTTGACCGAATGAATGTTGGGGCCGGAGTACATGTAGAGTTGTTGTGGTGCGCAGGCGTGGGCgggtgcggcggcgcgggcggcgcgggcggcgcgggcggcgtgtGCGCGGACgagggcgcgcgcggcgcctgCAGCGCGAGGTGGCGGCGCTGGGCGCGCGCGAGGCGCGCGTGGGGCGCGCGGTGGAGGTGGCCGAGCACGCGCTCAGCCGCCTCTCCGCCGAGCACGGCGCCAGCGCCTACATCACCTACGCCGACCTGCGCTCCATCGCGCACTTCCGCAACCAAACCGTCATACCCATCAAGGCGCCGCCCGATACCAGGCTCAGTGttagttacaatatattatatgtattgttatattggAAAAACTAAAACGGAGACGCTTGGTTGACACATTATGAGTATAGCGTATAAATCACATTCGCAGTATCATGCAGCTATTGTCCCATCTACTTCACTGTGTTCATCAGTCTTATGTTCAAGGAACAACATGGAGAGGGACTtggcaaacaaatattttagattataaatattctaaccACTGTTGTGCGAGACAACC
The sequence above is drawn from the Manduca sexta isolate Smith_Timp_Sample1 chromosome 28, JHU_Msex_v1.0, whole genome shotgun sequence genome and encodes:
- the LOC115442077 gene encoding LOW QUALITY PROTEIN: transcription factor E2F2 (The sequence of the model RefSeq protein was modified relative to this genomic sequence to represent the inferred CDS: deleted 2 bases in 1 codon), encoding MPRGVKRGSAEGEAEVVVRAGASPAHTTLLDDSPTQPISYHLLDHGYGATPKHQIRREAPTAPPKTSEAVKRRLNLSESSSGSQGHVVPMKADFKTPKQKRVKVLTPYSRPSSSMKKYTERSRFDTSLGLLTKKFVALLKSSPNGVLDLNIAAEHLSVQKRRIYDITNVLEGIGILEKRSKNNIQWKYGVGGCGGAGGAGGAGGVCADGRARRLQREVAALGAREARVGRAVEVAEHALSRLSAEHGASAYITYADLRSIAHFRNQTVIPIKAPPDTRLSVPHPDEKGYMIHLKSMSGEIEVYLCPKERPASPPSSGLLPSDPLLEDNKALLAPLIAEMQATPSSSSIAADYTTPVKRESAASTSGAGGGAGLVALCAAGGAGGAGGAGGAGGAGGAGEVRWSRALEVRTPCVTDPTLPLAPSLAPSLAPSPARPLHVVHTTPDSGARGRLRNALIADSDDFAPIMGGGRFQLQTEDQESEALELEPFLALEPPMSATDYGFSLDHDEGLSELFDFEFKCCAE